One genomic window of Candidatus Pseudobacter hemicellulosilyticus includes the following:
- the gldG gene encoding gliding motility-associated ABC transporter substrate-binding protein GldG: MDKLIRNKYWWLIALLVLVGINWAASLLHWRLDLTQEKRYTLSPATIRLLDNLDDKVTITVFLEGDMPAGFRKLTNSTRELLQEFRESAVSHIQFNFVRPSAPTADSTGTLSMDSLMSLGLKPTNVRVRARIGEGEENRYLFPGALVTYKDRVEVVDLLQGQDMMGGLQSLNNAEALLEFKFAQAIQKLTIETPPVVGYLLGNGEPFSYNVYDLIQRTLKPGYGFGFVPIDSVPLIPMDFDVLLVVKPTSPFSDAQKLKLDQYVMQGGKIIWLIDKLYAEMDSLLRKQSDFVAFDRGLNLDDLLFRYGARINGDLLQDLECDQLPLAVGSFGDRPQLELLPWQYFPLLSGYSHHPISDNLDKVLSIFPNSLDTVKAPGIRKTVLLASSPNARLLTTPAIVSLNSVKTEDDLKTFNKPHIPVAVLLEGRFSSLYANRLSKGIMDTLAGLYGQPFRAAPVNENKMIVVADADIVSNVFTQKEGPLPMGYNQFTNYQYANREFFLNCVEYLVNPSGIMETRSKRFALRSLDPVRVEEDKTAWQLFSLAGPVALIALFGFGYQWLRKKKYQ, from the coding sequence ATGGACAAACTGATTCGGAATAAATACTGGTGGCTGATAGCCTTACTGGTCCTGGTGGGCATCAACTGGGCCGCATCCCTCCTGCACTGGCGGCTGGACCTGACCCAGGAAAAGCGCTATACCCTGTCGCCCGCCACTATCCGCTTGCTGGACAACCTGGACGATAAGGTAACTATCACCGTATTCCTGGAGGGCGATATGCCGGCGGGTTTCCGCAAGCTGACCAACAGCACCAGAGAGCTGCTGCAGGAATTCCGGGAATCGGCTGTATCCCATATCCAGTTCAACTTTGTCAGGCCTTCTGCGCCAACTGCTGACTCTACCGGCACCCTCAGCATGGATTCCCTGATGTCCCTGGGCCTGAAACCTACCAATGTGCGGGTCCGGGCCAGAATAGGGGAGGGCGAAGAGAACCGCTACCTGTTCCCCGGCGCCCTGGTGACCTATAAGGACCGGGTGGAAGTGGTAGACCTGCTCCAGGGCCAGGATATGATGGGCGGGCTGCAATCCCTCAACAATGCAGAAGCCCTGCTGGAATTCAAATTTGCCCAGGCCATCCAGAAACTGACCATTGAAACACCGCCCGTTGTAGGCTACCTGCTGGGTAATGGAGAGCCATTCAGCTATAATGTATACGACCTGATCCAGCGCACGCTGAAGCCCGGTTACGGCTTTGGTTTTGTGCCAATAGACAGTGTACCGCTGATCCCCATGGACTTTGACGTACTGCTGGTGGTGAAACCCACCTCGCCCTTCAGTGATGCGCAGAAACTGAAGCTGGACCAGTATGTGATGCAGGGCGGTAAGATCATCTGGCTCATTGATAAGCTCTATGCTGAAATGGATAGCCTGCTGCGGAAGCAGTCGGACTTTGTAGCCTTTGACCGGGGCCTTAACCTGGACGACCTGCTGTTCCGCTATGGGGCCAGGATCAATGGGGACCTGCTGCAGGACCTGGAATGTGACCAGCTGCCGCTGGCCGTAGGCAGTTTTGGGGACAGGCCCCAGCTGGAACTATTGCCCTGGCAGTATTTCCCGCTCCTGTCCGGTTATAGCCATCATCCCATTTCGGACAATCTGGATAAGGTATTGTCCATCTTCCCCAATTCACTGGACACGGTGAAGGCGCCCGGGATCCGGAAAACAGTGCTGCTGGCCAGTTCTCCCAACGCCCGGCTCCTGACCACCCCGGCCATTGTTTCCCTCAACAGTGTAAAAACTGAGGACGACCTGAAAACATTCAATAAACCGCATATTCCTGTTGCCGTGCTGCTGGAAGGACGTTTTTCCTCCCTGTATGCCAACCGCCTTTCCAAAGGTATAATGGATACCCTGGCCGGATTATACGGGCAGCCATTCCGGGCGGCGCCGGTGAATGAGAACAAAATGATTGTAGTGGCGGATGCGGATATAGTGAGCAATGTGTTTACCCAGAAGGAAGGCCCCCTGCCCATGGGCTATAACCAGTTCACCAATTACCAGTATGCCAACCGGGAATTCTTCCTGAACTGCGTTGAGTACCTGGTGAATCCTTCGGGGATCATGGAAACCCGTTCCAAGCGCTTTGCCCTGCGTTCCCTGGACCCGGTCCGGGTGGAGGAGGACAAAACCGCCTGGCAGCTGTTCAGCCTTGCCGGGCCGGTGGCCCTGATCGCCCTGTTCGGGTTCGGATACCAATGGCTGCGTAAAAAGAAATACCAGTAG
- the gldF gene encoding gliding motility-associated ABC transporter permease subunit GldF, which yields MWPVCKKEFRQYFSSLTGYIAIVVFLLLNGLFLFVFPDTNIPDFGYATLDKFFELAPWILLLLIPAITMRSFADEFRTGTFELLETRPLSRWQVVSGKYLGALIVVLIALLPTLLYVIPVQQLAAEGGIDTGATIGSYIGLVFLSAVFVAIGNCCSSFTNNAVVAFIASAFACFLLYSGFNAISRLPALEAGADYYIEMLGIDFHYRSISRGVVDFRDVLYFGSVIVFFLVFTGRNLLKR from the coding sequence ATGTGGCCCGTTTGTAAAAAAGAATTCCGGCAGTATTTCAGTAGCCTGACCGGTTACATTGCCATCGTGGTCTTCCTCTTACTGAACGGTCTGTTCCTGTTCGTTTTTCCTGACACTAATATTCCTGATTTCGGTTATGCCACCCTCGATAAATTCTTTGAGCTGGCGCCCTGGATCCTCTTATTACTGATCCCGGCCATTACCATGCGCAGTTTTGCGGATGAGTTCCGGACCGGCACTTTTGAGCTGCTGGAAACGCGGCCGCTCAGCCGCTGGCAGGTGGTGTCCGGTAAGTACCTGGGCGCCCTGATCGTAGTGCTGATTGCCTTACTGCCTACTTTATTGTATGTGATCCCGGTGCAGCAGCTGGCGGCGGAAGGCGGCATTGATACCGGGGCCACCATTGGTTCGTACATAGGTCTTGTTTTCCTCTCTGCCGTATTTGTGGCCATTGGCAATTGCTGCAGCAGCTTCACCAATAATGCTGTGGTGGCCTTTATTGCCAGCGCCTTTGCCTGTTTCCTCCTGTATTCAGGATTCAACGCTATCAGTCGTTTACCGGCCCTGGAAGCAGGCGCCGATTATTATATTGAAATGCTGGGCATCGATTTCCATTACCGCAGTATCAGTCGCGGGGTAGTGGATTTCCGCGACGTACTCTATTTCGGAAGTGTGATCGTGTTCTTTCTGGTGTTCACCGGCAGAAACTTATTGAAAAGGTGA
- a CDS encoding IscS subfamily cysteine desulfurase encodes MALTLKPMLTPPVYLDYNATTPCDPRVVDAMLPYFTRQFGNAASRTHAFGWQAEEAVNIAREQVASLIGAVPAEIVFTSGATEADNLALKGVFSMYARKGNHIITAATEHKAVLDTCRQLEKAGASISYLPVGTDGRVDPAAVAEAIRPETILIAIMLANNETGALQPVKEIGAIAKERQVLFFCDATQAVGKIPVNVQELGIDLLSCSAHKFYGPKGVGAIYLRRRDPRVKLTAQLDGGGHEKGVRSGTLNVPGIVGMGQAAAICQQELTEEASRLAGLRDMLEQGLLALGSVSVNGSTLHRLPNTSNLSFGHADGRGLMPGFNKDVAVSSGSACTSALMEPSYVLKAMGVSDELAYSSLRFSLGRFSTEEEISYAIEKVALTVRQLRSVQ; translated from the coding sequence GTGGCCCTCACGCTGAAGCCTATGCTGACACCGCCCGTTTACCTGGACTATAATGCCACCACTCCCTGTGATCCACGGGTAGTGGACGCCATGCTTCCTTATTTTACCCGGCAGTTTGGCAATGCCGCCAGCAGGACCCATGCTTTTGGCTGGCAGGCCGAAGAAGCCGTGAATATAGCGCGGGAGCAGGTAGCTTCCCTTATTGGCGCCGTGCCGGCAGAGATTGTTTTCACTTCGGGCGCCACCGAAGCGGATAACCTGGCCCTCAAAGGGGTGTTCAGCATGTACGCCCGCAAAGGCAATCATATTATTACTGCTGCCACCGAACACAAGGCCGTACTGGATACCTGCCGCCAGCTGGAAAAAGCCGGCGCCAGCATCAGCTATCTCCCGGTAGGCACGGATGGCCGCGTAGACCCGGCAGCGGTGGCGGAAGCCATCCGGCCGGAGACCATCCTGATTGCCATTATGCTGGCCAATAATGAAACCGGCGCCCTGCAGCCGGTTAAGGAGATCGGCGCCATTGCCAAAGAACGGCAGGTGCTTTTTTTCTGTGACGCCACCCAGGCTGTTGGTAAGATCCCGGTCAACGTGCAGGAGCTGGGTATTGACCTGCTCAGCTGCTCGGCCCATAAATTCTATGGACCCAAGGGGGTGGGGGCAATATACCTTCGCCGGCGGGACCCAAGGGTAAAGCTGACTGCCCAGCTGGATGGGGGCGGTCATGAAAAGGGCGTCCGCTCCGGCACCCTCAATGTGCCCGGGATAGTGGGCATGGGGCAGGCGGCAGCTATCTGCCAGCAGGAACTAACGGAAGAAGCCAGCCGGCTGGCCGGTCTGCGGGACATGTTGGAGCAGGGCCTGCTGGCGCTGGGCTCCGTGTCTGTCAACGGCAGTACCCTTCACCGGTTGCCCAATACCAGCAATCTTTCTTTTGGTCATGCAGATGGCAGGGGACTGATGCCGGGTTTCAATAAAGATGTGGCGGTATCTTCCGGATCTGCCTGTACCTCGGCCCTGATGGAGCCCAGTTATGTGCTCAAGGCTATGGGCGTGTCTGATGAGCTGGCCTATAGCTCCCTGCGGTTCAGCCTGGGCAGGTTCAGCACGGAAGAGGAGATCAGTTATGCTATTGAAAAAGTAGCGCTGACGGTGCGGCAGCTGCGTTCAGTGCAATGA
- the mce gene encoding methylmalonyl-CoA epimerase, translating to MLKVEHIGIAVKSLATAVPLFEKLLNSECYKTEPVASENVNTAFFRQGDTKIELLESSDPDGVIAKYIAKKGEGIHHIAFEVADIEAEMKRLAAEGFQLLHETPKAGADNKLVCFLHPRDTHGVLVELCMERGK from the coding sequence ATGCTAAAAGTTGAACATATTGGCATTGCCGTCAAAAGCCTGGCCACTGCTGTACCACTGTTTGAAAAGCTGCTCAACAGCGAATGTTATAAAACAGAACCTGTGGCCAGTGAGAACGTCAACACGGCTTTCTTCCGGCAGGGAGATACCAAGATAGAATTACTGGAAAGCAGTGATCCCGATGGCGTGATAGCAAAATATATAGCTAAAAAAGGCGAGGGCATTCACCATATTGCTTTTGAGGTGGCGGATATAGAAGCGGAGATGAAAAGGCTGGCGGCGGAAGGCTTTCAGCTGCTGCATGAAACGCCTAAAGCAGGGGCTGATAACAAGCTGGTCTGTTTCCTGCATCCGCGGGATACGCATGGCGTGCTGGTGGAATTGTGTATGGAGAGAGGTAAGTAG
- a CDS encoding ribonuclease III domain-containing protein: MGLLDRFIGKEDDLSFKKNLRNVLGFAPGKLPLYQAALTHRSVRDSADENNERLEYLGDAILSGIVADFLFKKYPYKEEGFLTEMRSKMVNRNKLNEIAIKMGLKKITFYNKFDNSLKMSQIFGNTLEAVVGAIYLDKGFVKTKKWVLEAIIIPHLYMEDLENLEINHKNKLYGWANKNGKNLEFETLDERIEGGRRLFTIGAVIDGELLAEGKAYNKKDASQIAAAIAIDKLGLNRVEEEE; encoded by the coding sequence GTGGGACTCCTGGACCGCTTTATTGGCAAAGAAGACGACCTTTCTTTCAAAAAGAACCTTCGTAATGTGCTGGGCTTCGCCCCGGGAAAGCTTCCTTTGTACCAGGCCGCGCTGACCCATCGTTCTGTGCGGGACAGTGCAGACGAGAACAACGAAAGGCTTGAATACCTGGGGGACGCCATCCTCAGCGGCATTGTAGCTGATTTTCTCTTCAAAAAATACCCCTACAAGGAAGAAGGCTTTCTCACGGAGATGCGGAGCAAAATGGTAAACCGCAATAAGCTCAACGAGATTGCCATTAAAATGGGCCTCAAGAAGATCACTTTCTACAATAAGTTTGACAATTCCCTCAAGATGAGCCAGATCTTTGGCAATACGCTGGAGGCGGTTGTGGGCGCTATCTACCTGGACAAGGGTTTTGTAAAGACCAAGAAATGGGTGCTGGAAGCCATCATTATCCCGCACCTGTACATGGAAGACCTGGAGAACCTGGAGATCAACCACAAGAATAAACTCTATGGCTGGGCCAACAAGAACGGCAAGAACCTGGAGTTTGAAACCCTGGACGAACGTATTGAAGGCGGCCGCCGCCTCTTCACCATCGGCGCCGTCATTGACGGAGAATTGCTGGCAGAAGGCAAGGCCTATAATAAAAAAGACGCCAGCCAGATCGCCGCGGCTATCGCTATTGATAAGCTGGGCCTCAACCGTGTAGAGGAAGAGGAATAA
- the fabF gene encoding beta-ketoacyl-ACP synthase II — MQLKRVVVTGIGALTPIGNNLEEYWNSLVKGVSGADQITLFDAGKFKTRFACELKNFDPLQYLDKKEARKLDRFAQTAIAVSDQAVADARLKEDNINADRIGVVFASGIGGLITFQEEVTNFAQGDGTPRFNPFFIPKMILDIAAGHISMRHGFRGPNFAVVSACASSTNAIMEAFNLIRLGKADAILAGGSESVIKEAGVGGFNAMKALSERNDDPKTASRPYDKDRDGFVMGEGAGVLVLEELEHAQRRGAKIYCEIAGCGATADAHHITAPHPEGLGAKNVMFAALDDAGMKAEDIDYINTHGTSTPLGDIAEVKAIMDVFGEHAFRVNISSTKSMTGHCLGAAGVVEAIACIMSVNHDTVPPTINHFTDDPELDARLNFTFDKAQKREVRAALSNTFGFGGHNACVIVKKFSA, encoded by the coding sequence ATGCAATTAAAACGAGTTGTTGTTACAGGCATTGGTGCTTTAACGCCTATTGGAAATAATCTTGAAGAATATTGGAATAGTCTTGTGAAAGGTGTGTCTGGTGCAGATCAGATCACCTTGTTCGATGCCGGTAAATTTAAAACACGCTTTGCCTGCGAACTGAAGAATTTCGATCCTTTGCAGTACCTCGATAAAAAAGAGGCCCGCAAGCTGGATCGGTTCGCGCAAACGGCTATTGCCGTGAGCGACCAGGCTGTTGCAGATGCCCGTCTGAAAGAAGACAATATCAATGCGGATCGTATTGGTGTTGTTTTTGCCAGCGGCATCGGGGGATTAATCACTTTCCAGGAAGAAGTAACCAATTTTGCACAGGGCGATGGAACTCCCCGCTTCAATCCCTTCTTCATCCCCAAGATGATCCTTGACATTGCTGCAGGCCATATTTCAATGCGCCACGGATTCCGTGGTCCTAATTTTGCAGTAGTAAGTGCCTGCGCCTCCTCCACCAACGCCATTATGGAAGCCTTCAACCTGATCCGTCTCGGAAAGGCTGATGCTATCCTGGCCGGTGGCTCGGAGAGCGTGATCAAGGAAGCCGGTGTGGGTGGCTTCAACGCCATGAAAGCACTGAGCGAACGAAATGATGACCCCAAGACAGCCAGCCGCCCCTATGACAAGGACCGCGATGGCTTTGTCATGGGAGAAGGCGCCGGCGTACTGGTGCTGGAAGAACTGGAGCATGCCCAGCGCCGGGGCGCCAAGATCTATTGTGAGATCGCCGGCTGTGGTGCCACTGCGGATGCACACCATATCACGGCTCCCCATCCGGAAGGACTGGGCGCCAAAAATGTGATGTTCGCCGCATTGGATGACGCCGGTATGAAAGCAGAAGACATTGACTACATCAATACACATGGCACTTCTACACCCCTGGGTGATATTGCCGAGGTAAAAGCGATCATGGATGTATTTGGAGAACATGCCTTCAGGGTAAATATCAGCTCCACGAAATCGATGACAGGGCACTGTCTCGGAGCCGCCGGAGTGGTAGAGGCGATCGCCTGTATCATGAGTGTAAACCATGACACAGTACCACCCACCATCAACCACTTCACGGATGACCCCGAACTGGATGCCCGTCTCAATTTCACTTTCGATAAAGCCCAGAAAAGAGAAGTGAGGGCAGCATTGAGCAATACTTTTGGCTTTGGAGGCCACAATGCTTGCGTCATTGTGAAAAAATTCTCCGCCTGA
- a CDS encoding acyl carrier protein has translation MSDIATRVKKIIVDKLGVEEAEVTNEASFTNDLGADSLDTVELIMEFEKEFNISIPDEQAETITTVGQAIAYLEEHAK, from the coding sequence ATGTCAGACATTGCAACAAGAGTAAAAAAGATCATTGTTGATAAGTTAGGTGTAGAAGAAGCAGAAGTTACCAATGAGGCTTCTTTCACCAATGATTTAGGTGCCGATTCTTTGGACACCGTGGAACTGATCATGGAATTTGAAAAAGAGTTTAATATCTCTATTCCTGATGAGCAGGCTGAGACCATTACCACAGTTGGCCAGGCTATTGCTTACTTAGAAGAGCATGCTAAGTAA
- a CDS encoding GNAT family N-acetyltransferase: MALKIIDHGSKEYQQMVQLRNDILRKPLGLTLSPEELEKEKEEMLIGAFEEDKILACCMLIKEDAQTARLRQMAVLNNLQGKGIGRALLVFAENVAYDLGYRRITMHARKTAVGFYEKLGYSVSGQEFDEVTIPHCLMEKAL; the protein is encoded by the coding sequence ATGGCCCTCAAAATAATAGATCATGGCTCCAAAGAGTACCAGCAAATGGTACAGCTGCGCAATGACATCCTGCGCAAACCACTTGGCCTGACCCTGTCCCCCGAAGAACTGGAAAAAGAAAAAGAAGAAATGCTGATCGGCGCCTTTGAGGAAGATAAGATCCTGGCCTGCTGCATGCTGATCAAAGAAGATGCACAGACCGCCCGGCTCAGGCAGATGGCTGTACTCAATAATCTCCAGGGTAAAGGTATTGGCCGCGCCCTGTTGGTCTTTGCAGAGAATGTAGCCTATGACCTCGGCTATCGCCGCATCACCATGCATGCCCGTAAAACAGCTGTCGGTTTCTATGAGAAACTGGGTTATTCTGTCAGCGGCCAAGAATTTGACGAAGTGACCATCCCCCACTGTTTAATGGAAAAAGCACTCTGA
- the mfd gene encoding transcription-repair coupling factor — translation MNLQTLLDSYKHDPRLFQLADRLSFAQPQRLYCKGLRGSSPSFVISSLFQYPAASQLNHLIVCEDAEAAAYLHNSLENLTNALNIYFFPSSFKNRKNFRLLNPSHVMLRTEALTRFSTPTGGRAGALVTYPEALFEKVVLPDTLSGNIIYLKSGDSIDVNGLMQQLVEYGFERTDFVYEPGQFALRGGILDIYSFGNEKPYRVELFGNDVDSIRIFDPESQLSERKLLQVTIIPNVDTQFDSAAKISLLDFLPENTVVWVQDWELTKEKLLVQEEDLGQFIRLQQEEAAARAANPRKKTLIEDEDKLEKKEAAPEDFVAAQLVEEQLQSRHIVLYGLTDVFPAGHTAGQQPADPFTIGYNTKEQPAFNRQFDLLIRDLKSWEAKKFSEYLFAENPRQLERLNSIFEDLKAEIQFIPIPTSIHEGFIDEDLKLLCYTDHQIFQRYHKYKVKQAYNKNKALTLRTLRELQPGDYVTHIDHGVGIYSGLQKIEANGKMQEAVRILYKDSDILYVNINSLHKISKYTGKEGSAPKVNKLGSDAWTRLKEKTKTKVKEIAFDLIKLYAQRKAQQGFQHTPDNYMQTELEASFIYEDTPDQSKATADVKKDMEQPAPMDRLVCGDVGFGKTEIAIRAAFKTCLDGKQAAILVPTTILAFQHYKTFKDRLKDFPVTVDFINRFKSSKEKKEALKKLEEGKIDIIIGTHALLGKEAKFKDLGLLVIDEEQKFGVAHKEKIKTLRTNVDCLTLTATPIPRTLQFSLMGARDLSIINTPPPNRQPIQTEVQVFNEDAIRDAIYFETERGGQVFFIHNRVQGLTEMKVRLQGLCPDLSIGYAHGQMEGHELEERILDFIDKKYDVLICTNIVESGVDIPNVNTIIINNAHHFGLSDLHQLRGRVGRSNRKAFCYLLAPPMSTLPQDSRKRLQTLEQHSELGSGFQIAMRDLDIRGAGNMLGGEQSGFMAEIGFEMYQKILDEAIKELKRTEFRNLFKEEIAKQEDYVQDCTIDTDLEILIPDTYVESITERLTLYTRLDNCENEAQLQEFAQELSDRFGPIPQQVEDLFETVRCRRLAVELGFEKMMLKEETLRCHFVNKPDSPYFESPVFQHILGFVQTQVNNARLKQTERSFLLIISNLKSMHQIVQFLKRMQQYVTQPSDATA, via the coding sequence ATGAACCTGCAGACGTTGTTGGACAGTTATAAGCATGACCCCCGCCTTTTTCAACTGGCGGACAGGTTGTCCTTTGCCCAGCCCCAGCGCCTCTACTGTAAAGGCCTGCGCGGCAGTTCCCCTTCCTTTGTGATCAGCAGCCTTTTTCAATACCCGGCTGCCAGCCAGCTTAACCACCTGATCGTTTGTGAAGATGCCGAAGCGGCAGCTTACCTGCACAACTCACTGGAGAACCTGACCAACGCACTTAATATTTATTTCTTCCCCTCTTCTTTCAAGAACAGGAAGAATTTCCGGCTGCTCAACCCTTCCCATGTGATGCTGCGGACAGAAGCCCTGACCCGCTTCTCCACCCCCACCGGTGGCCGTGCCGGCGCCCTGGTCACCTATCCCGAAGCCTTGTTTGAGAAAGTAGTGCTGCCGGATACCTTATCGGGCAATATCATTTACCTCAAATCAGGCGATTCCATTGATGTGAACGGGCTGATGCAGCAGCTGGTAGAATATGGTTTTGAACGAACCGATTTTGTCTACGAGCCGGGGCAGTTTGCCCTGCGCGGCGGCATCCTCGATATCTATTCCTTTGGCAACGAAAAGCCCTACCGGGTGGAGCTGTTTGGCAATGATGTGGACTCTATCCGCATTTTTGATCCCGAGTCCCAGCTCAGTGAACGGAAACTGCTGCAGGTGACCATCATTCCCAATGTGGATACCCAGTTTGACAGCGCCGCCAAGATCTCCCTGCTGGACTTCCTGCCGGAGAACACCGTGGTCTGGGTACAGGACTGGGAACTCACCAAAGAGAAACTGCTGGTACAGGAGGAAGACCTGGGCCAGTTCATCCGCCTGCAACAGGAAGAAGCCGCAGCCCGGGCCGCCAATCCGCGTAAAAAAACACTGATAGAAGACGAAGATAAACTGGAGAAGAAAGAAGCGGCGCCCGAAGATTTTGTAGCGGCCCAACTGGTGGAAGAGCAGCTGCAATCCAGGCATATTGTCCTGTACGGGTTGACCGATGTGTTTCCCGCCGGCCATACTGCCGGTCAGCAGCCTGCTGATCCCTTTACCATTGGCTATAATACCAAAGAGCAACCGGCCTTTAACCGGCAGTTTGACCTGCTGATCAGAGACCTGAAAAGCTGGGAGGCGAAAAAGTTCAGCGAATACCTGTTTGCAGAAAATCCCCGCCAGCTGGAAAGGCTCAACAGCATCTTTGAAGACCTCAAGGCTGAGATCCAGTTCATCCCCATCCCTACCTCCATCCATGAGGGATTTATTGATGAGGACCTGAAACTGCTCTGTTATACGGATCACCAGATCTTCCAGCGCTACCATAAGTACAAGGTGAAGCAGGCCTATAACAAGAACAAGGCCCTTACCCTGCGTACCCTGCGCGAACTGCAGCCCGGCGATTATGTCACCCATATAGATCATGGCGTGGGCATTTACAGCGGCCTGCAGAAGATAGAGGCCAATGGCAAGATGCAGGAAGCGGTGCGCATCCTGTACAAGGACAGTGATATCCTGTACGTGAACATCAACTCCCTGCACAAGATCTCCAAGTATACCGGCAAGGAAGGCAGCGCTCCCAAGGTCAACAAACTGGGCAGTGACGCCTGGACCAGGCTCAAGGAAAAAACAAAGACCAAGGTCAAGGAAATTGCCTTCGACCTGATCAAGCTATACGCGCAACGCAAGGCGCAGCAGGGTTTCCAGCATACGCCGGACAACTACATGCAGACAGAGCTGGAGGCCAGCTTCATTTACGAGGATACGCCGGACCAGAGCAAGGCCACGGCCGATGTGAAAAAAGATATGGAGCAGCCCGCGCCCATGGACCGGCTGGTCTGCGGCGACGTGGGTTTTGGTAAAACGGAGATCGCCATTCGTGCTGCCTTCAAGACCTGTTTGGATGGCAAGCAGGCTGCTATCCTGGTCCCCACTACCATCCTGGCCTTCCAGCACTATAAGACCTTTAAGGACCGCCTGAAGGATTTTCCTGTAACGGTGGACTTTATCAACCGCTTCAAGAGCTCCAAAGAGAAAAAAGAAGCCCTCAAAAAACTGGAAGAAGGCAAGATCGATATCATTATAGGCACCCATGCCCTGCTGGGCAAGGAAGCCAAATTCAAGGACCTTGGGCTGCTGGTGATTGATGAGGAACAGAAATTCGGAGTGGCGCACAAGGAAAAGATCAAGACCCTGCGCACCAATGTGGACTGTCTCACGCTGACGGCCACACCCATTCCGCGAACCTTACAGTTCAGCCTGATGGGCGCCCGCGACCTCAGCATCATCAACACGCCGCCACCCAACCGGCAGCCTATCCAGACCGAAGTGCAGGTCTTCAATGAAGACGCTATCCGGGACGCCATCTATTTTGAAACGGAAAGAGGGGGGCAGGTCTTCTTCATCCATAACCGGGTACAGGGCCTGACAGAAATGAAGGTCCGGCTGCAGGGGCTTTGCCCCGATCTCAGCATCGGGTATGCCCACGGGCAGATGGAAGGCCATGAGCTGGAAGAACGGATACTGGATTTCATCGACAAAAAATATGATGTCCTCATCTGTACCAATATCGTGGAGAGTGGAGTGGACATTCCCAATGTCAATACCATCATCATCAACAACGCACACCATTTCGGGCTGAGCGATCTGCACCAGCTGCGTGGCCGTGTGGGCAGGAGCAACAGGAAAGCTTTCTGTTACCTGCTGGCCCCGCCCATGAGCACCCTGCCGCAGGATTCACGTAAGCGTCTCCAGACCCTGGAGCAGCACAGTGAACTGGGCAGTGGCTTCCAGATCGCCATGCGCGACCTGGACATCCGCGGCGCCGGTAATATGCTGGGCGGGGAGCAGAGCGGTTTCATGGCCGAGATCGGCTTTGAGATGTACCAGAAGATCCTGGACGAAGCCATCAAGGAACTGAAGCGGACCGAGTTCAGGAACCTCTTCAAGGAAGAGATCGCAAAACAGGAAGATTATGTGCAGGACTGTACTATTGATACTGACCTGGAGATCCTGATCCCCGATACCTATGTGGAAAGCATCACGGAAAGGCTGACCCTGTATACGCGGCTGGACAATTGTGAGAACGAAGCCCAGCTGCAGGAATTTGCCCAGGAGCTCAGTGACCGGTTTGGTCCCATCCCCCAGCAGGTGGAAGACCTGTTTGAAACGGTCCGCTGCCGCAGGCTGGCGGTAGAGCTGGGCTTTGAAAAAATGATGCTGAAAGAGGAAACCCTTCGCTGTCATTTCGTTAACAAACCGGATTCTCCCTATTTTGAATCTCCTGTATTCCAGCATATCCTGGGCTTTGTGCAGACCCAGGTCAATAATGCCCGCCTGAAGCAAACGGAGCGCTCCTTCCTGCTGATCATTTCCAATTTGAAAAGCATGCACCAGATTGTGCAGTTCCTGAAGCGGATGCAGCAATATGTAACGCAACCTTCTGACGCTACGGCGTAG